A genomic region of Leptotrichia hofstadii contains the following coding sequences:
- a CDS encoding YjdF family protein codes for MRKISGKLTVFFENPFWVGIFENFENGNLSVCKVTFGSEPKEYEIYDFILKKFYNLRFSNEMKSNFNEKAKNPKRRQREIKKELQSKKILKKSEEILKLQYEENKKERKVKTKQEKEAEKQRKFLSKQKKKKQKHKGK; via the coding sequence ATGAGAAAGATTTCAGGAAAATTGACAGTTTTTTTTGAAAATCCTTTTTGGGTAGGAATTTTTGAAAATTTTGAAAATGGTAATTTATCAGTTTGTAAAGTAACTTTTGGTTCAGAACCTAAAGAATATGAGATTTATGATTTTATATTAAAAAAGTTTTATAATCTTCGATTTAGTAATGAAATGAAGTCAAATTTTAATGAGAAAGCCAAAAATCCAAAACGTAGACAAAGAGAAATAAAAAAAGAGCTTCAAAGTAAAAAAATTTTGAAAAAATCGGAAGAAATTTTAAAATTACAATACGAAGAGAATAAAAAGGAACGAAAAGTTAAAACAAAACAAGAAAAGGAAGCTGAAAAACAGAGAAAATTTTTATCGAAACAAAAGAAAAAGAAACAAAAACATAAAGGAAAATAA
- a CDS encoding zeta toxin family protein gives MKKVLYIFAGVNGAGKSTLYNSENLDNEIKYSTRINTDEIVRKIGDWKNNSDQIKAAKIAINLRNDCLQNGKSFNEETTLTGKTILKTIDKAKELGYELQLFYIGVNNPEIAKERIRNRVEKGGHNIADEIVEKRYYESLKNLKHVITKFDEVYLYDNSIKYKHIFSFINNKILYKEKNVNWSKDAIEIIENKKMK, from the coding sequence ATGAAAAAAGTTTTATATATTTTTGCAGGAGTAAACGGAGCAGGGAAGTCAACTTTATATAATTCCGAAAATTTAGATAATGAGATAAAGTACAGTACGAGAATTAATACAGATGAAATTGTTAGAAAAATCGGAGATTGGAAGAATAATTCCGATCAAATAAAAGCAGCGAAAATAGCAATAAATTTGAGAAATGACTGCCTGCAGAATGGAAAATCGTTTAATGAAGAAACAACTCTAACTGGAAAAACGATTTTAAAAACTATTGATAAAGCAAAAGAACTAGGTTATGAATTACAGCTGTTCTATATTGGTGTAAATAATCCTGAAATAGCAAAAGAAAGAATAAGAAATAGAGTAGAAAAAGGCGGCCATAATATAGCCGATGAAATAGTTGAAAAAAGATATTACGAATCTTTAAAAAATTTAAAACATGTAATTACAAAGTTTGATGAAGTTTACCTATACGATAATTCTATAAAATATAAACATATTTTTTCATTTATAAATAATAAAATTTTATATAAAGAAAAAAATGTAAATTGGTCTAAAGACGCTATAGAAATAATTGAAAATAAAAAAATGAAGTAA
- a CDS encoding NAD(P)H-dependent oxidoreductase yields the protein MTKNEELTKKEMLEIFNRRYACKKYDKAKVVSDEDFMAIIEAGRLSPSSFGLEPWKFILVKNKEMLNDMREFAWGAINSLNGASHIVMVLARKGVTGDSEYFDRIGKEIKNISDENLKIRKEFFTKFQKEHFKLLESERALFDWASKQTYIAMVNMMNMAAALGIDSCAIEGFNKEIAEKYFSEKGVFDLKEYGISYFVSFGYRDEDITPKTRRELSEVYEVVE from the coding sequence ATGACAAAAAATGAAGAATTAACAAAAAAGGAAATGCTTGAAATATTTAACAGAAGATATGCGTGCAAAAAATATGATAAGGCAAAAGTTGTTTCAGATGAAGATTTTATGGCAATTATTGAGGCAGGGAGACTTTCTCCTAGTTCTTTTGGGCTTGAGCCTTGGAAATTTATTCTTGTGAAAAATAAGGAAATGCTAAATGACATGAGAGAGTTTGCTTGGGGGGCGATTAATAGCTTGAATGGGGCGAGCCATATTGTTATGGTGCTAGCTAGAAAAGGTGTTACTGGTGATAGCGAGTATTTTGATAGAATTGGGAAGGAAATAAAAAATATTTCTGATGAAAATTTGAAGATCAGAAAAGAATTCTTTACAAAATTTCAAAAAGAGCATTTTAAGTTGCTGGAAAGTGAAAGAGCATTATTTGACTGGGCTTCAAAACAGACTTACATTGCAATGGTAAATATGATGAATATGGCTGCGGCTCTTGGGATTGACAGCTGTGCGATTGAAGGGTTTAATAAAGAAATTGCTGAAAAATACTTCTCTGAAAAAGGTGTCTTTGATTTGAAGGAATATGGAATTTCATATTTTGTAAGTTTTGGGTATAGAGATGAAGATATTACTCCAAAAACTAGAAGAGAACTTTCGGAAGTTTATGAGGTTGTTGAGTAG